One Thermosipho africanus Ob7 genomic region harbors:
- a CDS encoding carbohydrate ABC transporter permease codes for MKNTYIVRRIILILITFIYLLPFFWMVGTSLKPDSELLTFPPKIFPENPDWSNYAKALEKFPFFTYLKNSIIITIGNLIGVILSAPFVAYGFSKIKWRGREFLFATMMASIMLPGAVTMIPVFLIYKKLGWLNTFLPLIVPAFLGGGAMNVFLIRQFFNTIPNEILEAARIDGASDFKIFFKIMLPLSKPVLALISLFTFTGSWNNYMGPLIYITSESKYPLALGMPMFMSRYGTYWNQAMAAATLTLIPTIIFFFVAQKYLIEGIKLSGLK; via the coding sequence ATGAAAAATACATATATAGTAAGAAGAATAATTCTTATCTTAATAACATTCATTTATTTACTCCCATTTTTCTGGATGGTTGGAACATCCTTAAAACCAGATAGTGAATTATTAACTTTTCCACCAAAAATATTTCCTGAAAATCCAGATTGGTCAAATTATGCAAAAGCTCTAGAAAAATTCCCTTTTTTTACATACCTTAAAAATAGTATAATAATAACCATAGGAAACTTAATTGGAGTTATTTTATCTGCTCCATTTGTTGCATATGGTTTTTCAAAAATAAAGTGGCGCGGAAGAGAATTTTTATTTGCTACAATGATGGCAAGTATAATGCTACCTGGAGCAGTTACAATGATACCTGTATTTTTAATATACAAAAAACTTGGCTGGTTAAACACATTCCTTCCACTTATAGTTCCAGCATTTTTGGGTGGAGGTGCTATGAATGTTTTTTTAATCAGACAATTTTTCAATACTATTCCAAACGAAATTCTTGAAGCTGCTAGAATCGATGGAGCAAGTGATTTTAAAATCTTCTTCAAAATTATGCTACCTCTTTCAAAACCAGTTCTTGCACTTATATCACTTTTTACATTCACAGGAAGTTGGAATAATTATATGGGGCCATTAATTTATATAACCAGTGAAAGTAAATACCCACTTGCACTTGGAATGCCTATGTTTATGAGTCGATATGGAACGTATTGGAATCAGGCAATGGCAGCCGCAACACTTACGCTCATTCCTACTATTATTTTCTTCTTTGTAGCACAAAAATACTTAATCGAAGGAATTAAGCTTTCCGGATTAAAGTAA
- a CDS encoding glycoside hydrolase family 130 protein: MIPWEDRPKDCSDVIWRYSNNPVIQRNQARNSNSIFNSAVVNFKEGFAGVFRVDDTERNMNLRRGFSKDGINWKIDDNTIDFIRENEEIESEYKYDPRVVYIEDRYWITWCNGYHGPTIGVGFTFDFKKFYQIENAFLPYNRNGVLFPRKINGKYAMLSRPSDKGHTPFGDIFYSESPDMIHWGNHRFVMGSGYSPWQSLKIGAGPSPIETKEGWLLFYHGVLLSCNGYVYSFGAALLDLDKPWKVIKRSKKYLLSPQMIYEQIGDVQNVVFPVSALVEDNKVAIYYGAADTVTALCFGYINEIIDWLKYEN; this comes from the coding sequence ATGATTCCCTGGGAAGATAGACCAAAAGATTGTAGTGATGTTATATGGAGATATTCAAATAACCCTGTAATTCAAAGAAACCAAGCTAGAAATTCAAATAGTATATTCAACAGTGCAGTTGTAAATTTCAAAGAAGGTTTTGCAGGAGTTTTTAGAGTTGATGATACAGAAAGAAATATGAATTTAAGACGTGGTTTTAGCAAAGATGGAATAAATTGGAAAATTGATGATAATACTATAGATTTTATTCGAGAAAATGAAGAGATAGAAAGTGAATACAAATATGATCCAAGGGTAGTATATATAGAAGATAGATACTGGATTACTTGGTGCAATGGCTATCATGGTCCAACTATAGGTGTTGGATTTACTTTTGATTTTAAAAAATTTTACCAAATAGAAAATGCATTTTTACCATACAATAGAAATGGTGTGCTTTTTCCAAGAAAAATAAATGGAAAATACGCAATGCTTAGTAGACCGTCAGATAAAGGACATACACCTTTTGGTGATATTTTTTACAGTGAAAGTCCTGATATGATTCACTGGGGAAATCATAGATTTGTAATGGGGTCAGGATACAGTCCATGGCAATCACTTAAAATCGGAGCAGGACCTAGCCCCATAGAAACAAAGGAAGGATGGCTTTTATTTTACCATGGAGTACTTTTATCATGCAACGGTTATGTCTACAGTTTTGGAGCAGCTTTATTAGACCTTGACAAACCATGGAAAGTAATAAAGAGATCAAAAAAATATCTTTTATCACCACAAATGATATATGAACAGATCGGTGATGTTCAAAATGTAGTTTTTCCAGTTTCTGCACTGGTCGAAGACAATAAAGTTGCAATATATTATGGAGCAGCTGATACAGTTACTGCACTTTGCTTTGGCTATATAAATGAAATAATTGATTGGCTTAAATATGAAAATTAA
- a CDS encoding GntR family transcriptional regulator, with translation MIPLYLKIANYLETKILKGEYLPGDKIPSENILSEQFNTTRTTVRKALAELEKKGIITRVFGLGTFVTEINIVSKKKIGIIVQNTKIVYGIIKFCSKIGSKCFVVERVENLEAEKQAIKQLLSMGVDGIIMEPTVNSIANDILKSLLQNNFPVVFVDRSIDIGFPVPTVINNNYSGGKMLGEHMRKVHKIKSAIYVTSEDMTISSVYERYNGIKDGLKFSPEIIKVPKIDGDYSQIIKFAKKVDAIFFCNDMMAVRGITTLLQNNIKIPNDIKVLGYDNDYVSKIVNPKLTTVNQDLSLIGETAASLMVSLIKNEKVELENKIESKLIIRKSCGCKEEEEKNVQRKRQRN, from the coding sequence ATGATCCCACTTTATCTGAAAATTGCAAATTATCTTGAAACTAAAATCTTAAAAGGAGAATATTTACCTGGAGATAAGATCCCATCAGAAAATATACTTTCAGAGCAATTTAATACAACCAGAACAACTGTAAGAAAGGCATTAGCAGAACTTGAAAAAAAAGGGATCATTACCAGAGTATTTGGCCTTGGCACATTTGTTACAGAAATAAATATAGTTTCAAAGAAAAAAATAGGGATTATAGTTCAAAACACAAAGATCGTTTATGGAATAATAAAATTCTGCTCTAAAATTGGAAGCAAATGTTTTGTTGTCGAAAGAGTAGAGAATCTTGAAGCTGAAAAACAGGCAATAAAACAACTTTTATCTATGGGTGTTGATGGAATAATTATGGAGCCAACTGTAAATAGCATAGCAAACGACATTTTAAAATCACTACTCCAAAATAATTTTCCAGTTGTATTTGTTGATAGATCTATCGATATAGGTTTTCCAGTTCCTACCGTAATTAACAACAACTACAGTGGAGGAAAAATGCTTGGTGAACACATGAGAAAAGTTCATAAAATAAAAAGTGCAATTTATGTAACCAGTGAAGATATGACAATTTCAAGCGTATATGAAAGATACAATGGTATAAAAGACGGGCTCAAATTTTCTCCAGAAATAATCAAAGTCCCAAAAATAGACGGAGATTATTCACAAATAATTAAATTTGCTAAAAAGGTAGATGCAATATTCTTCTGCAATGATATGATGGCTGTTAGGGGAATAACCACACTTTTACAAAATAACATCAAAATTCCAAATGATATTAAAGTTTTAGGATACGACAATGATTATGTTTCAAAAATCGTGAATCCAAAACTTACAACCGTAAATCAGGATTTATCTCTTATTGGAGAAACTGCTGCTTCATTAATGGTAAGTCTCATAAAGAACGAGAAGGTAGAACTTGAAAATAAAATTGAATCAAAACTCATAATCAGAAAATCTTGCGGATGCAAAGAAGAGGAGGAGAAAAATGTACAGAGGAAAAGACAAAGAAATTAG